Proteins from one Halogeometricum sp. S1BR25-6 genomic window:
- the gdhB gene encoding glutamate dehydrogenase GdhB, giving the protein MAPDGDDANEADADSALVTARRQLERAAAHVDVDSNVIKRLRHPTRVERVSVPLKRDDGSLDVYTGYRAQHDDVRGPYKGGLRYHPEVSAEECMGLSMWMTWKCAVMDLPFGGGKGGVAVNPKELSHEERERLTRRFAEELRDVVGPKQDVPAPDMGTDAQTMAWFMDAYSMQQGETTPGVVTGKPPVIGGSYGREEAPGRSVAIVTREVADYYDWDLSETTVAVQGFGSVGANAARALDEWGANVVSVSDVNGAIYDPDGLDTEAVATHEEEPGAVMGYDAPETLSNEEILELDVDVLIPAAVGNVITAGNAHDIDAEVVVEGANGPTTFAGDEILADREVPVIPDILANAGGVTVSYFEWLQDINRRQWTLDRVHEELESQMLSAWDDVRAQYEDKDVTWRNAAYVVALERVAEAKSTRGLWP; this is encoded by the coding sequence ATGGCACCAGACGGAGACGACGCGAACGAGGCGGACGCGGACTCGGCGCTCGTCACCGCCCGACGGCAACTCGAACGGGCGGCGGCGCACGTCGACGTGGACTCGAACGTCATCAAACGGCTCCGGCACCCGACGCGCGTCGAACGCGTCTCGGTGCCCCTGAAGCGGGACGACGGCTCGCTCGACGTCTACACGGGCTACCGCGCACAGCACGACGACGTCCGCGGCCCGTACAAGGGCGGCCTCCGCTATCACCCCGAAGTGAGCGCCGAGGAGTGCATGGGGCTCTCGATGTGGATGACGTGGAAGTGCGCGGTGATGGACCTCCCGTTCGGCGGGGGAAAGGGCGGCGTCGCCGTCAACCCGAAAGAGCTCTCCCACGAGGAGCGAGAGCGGCTGACTCGGCGGTTCGCCGAGGAACTCCGCGACGTCGTCGGGCCGAAGCAGGACGTCCCCGCGCCGGACATGGGGACGGACGCCCAGACGATGGCGTGGTTCATGGACGCCTACTCGATGCAGCAGGGCGAGACGACGCCGGGCGTCGTCACCGGCAAACCGCCGGTCATCGGCGGCAGCTACGGGCGTGAGGAGGCGCCGGGTCGCTCCGTCGCCATCGTCACGCGAGAGGTCGCCGACTACTACGACTGGGACCTCTCGGAGACGACCGTCGCGGTACAGGGGTTCGGGAGCGTCGGCGCGAACGCCGCCCGCGCCCTCGACGAGTGGGGGGCGAACGTCGTCTCCGTCTCCGACGTCAACGGGGCCATCTACGACCCCGACGGCCTCGACACCGAAGCGGTCGCCACCCACGAGGAGGAACCCGGCGCCGTGATGGGCTACGACGCGCCGGAGACGCTCTCGAACGAGGAGATACTCGAACTTGACGTGGACGTGCTGATTCCGGCCGCGGTCGGTAACGTCATCACCGCCGGGAACGCCCACGATATCGACGCCGAGGTGGTCGTCGAAGGGGCGAACGGCCCGACGACGTTCGCCGGCGACGAGATTCTCGCCGACCGCGAGGTGCCCGTGATTCCGGACATCCTCGCGAACGCCGGCGGCGTCACCGTCTCGTACTTCGAGTGGTTGCAGGACATCAACCGGCGGCAGTGGACGCTGGACCGCGTCCACGAGGAACTGGAGTCGCAGATGCTCTCGGCGTGGGACGACGTGCGAGCGCAGTACGAGGACAAGGACGTGACGTGGCGCAACGCCGCGTACGTGGTCGCCCTCGAACGGGTCGCCGAGGCGAAGTCGACGCGGGGCCTGTGGCCCTGA
- a CDS encoding D-2-hydroxyacid dehydrogenase translates to MTETPDVVVLREGTEGLSMESYAETLRERLPDRTVALARTPRQERELVAGARVVTGIDLDPELVESAENLELFACTFAGTDHVPTDELAARGVGVTNAGGIHAPGIAEQAIGNMLTFARRLHEGWRRKENNEWRHFQSGEFTDSTVTVVGLGSIGQAVVQRLQGFEVETIGVRYTPEKGGPTDEVVGFDEDAVHDALSRSEYVVVACPLNDLTRGLIGEAEFATMPPEAVLVNTARGGIVDTDALVSALQSNKIRGAALDVTEPEPLPNDHELWDLENCLLTPHTGGHTPKHWDRLADIVAENLDHLESGEELVNEVLAPGRE, encoded by the coding sequence ATGACGGAGACACCGGACGTCGTCGTCCTCCGCGAGGGGACCGAGGGACTGTCGATGGAGTCGTACGCGGAGACGCTCCGCGAGCGTCTGCCCGACCGAACCGTCGCGCTGGCGCGCACGCCGCGGCAGGAGCGCGAACTCGTCGCCGGGGCGCGCGTGGTCACCGGCATCGACCTCGACCCCGAACTGGTCGAGTCGGCCGAGAACCTCGAACTGTTCGCCTGTACGTTCGCCGGGACGGACCACGTTCCGACGGACGAACTCGCCGCGCGCGGCGTCGGCGTGACGAACGCCGGCGGCATCCACGCGCCCGGCATCGCCGAACAGGCCATCGGGAACATGCTGACGTTCGCCCGCCGCCTACACGAGGGGTGGCGGCGGAAGGAGAACAACGAGTGGCGACACTTCCAGTCGGGCGAGTTCACCGACAGCACCGTCACCGTCGTCGGTCTCGGCTCCATCGGGCAGGCCGTCGTCCAGCGGCTACAGGGGTTCGAGGTGGAGACGATAGGCGTGCGATACACCCCCGAGAAGGGCGGCCCCACCGACGAGGTGGTCGGATTCGACGAGGACGCGGTGCACGACGCCCTCTCGCGGTCGGAGTACGTCGTCGTCGCCTGCCCGCTGAACGACCTCACGCGCGGCCTCATCGGCGAGGCGGAGTTCGCCACGATGCCGCCGGAGGCCGTCCTCGTCAACACGGCCCGCGGCGGCATCGTCGACACCGACGCCCTCGTCTCGGCGCTCCAGTCGAACAAGATACGCGGCGCGGCCCTCGACGTGACCGAACCCGAACCGCTGCCGAACGACCACGAACTCTGGGACCTGGAGAACTGCCTGCTCACGCCGCACACCGGCGGCCACACGCCGAAGCACTGGGACCGCCTCGCCGACATCGTCGCGGAGAACCTCGACCACCTCGAATCGGGCGAGGAACTGGTGAACGAGGTGCTCGCGCCGGGTCGGGAGTAA
- a CDS encoding amidohydrolase — translation MVATTELDLSRLRRAFHRYPEPAWREFHTTARLREEVEAIGVDELAVGPEAYDPDDRMAAPDPDSEEVRRWMDRAVEQGADEELVEKMAGGNTGLVAVLDRRGEESGADGADAADAADGPHVGLRVDIDGLFIEESADEEHVPAREGFRSETGETMHACGHDAHMTWGLAVLDAVKRSDFAGRFTVFFQPAEEVSGGGRPMAESEYAAGLDALFAVHVGLDHPTGEVVAGVEEILAMCHVDATFHGTSAHAGKAPNEGDNAMQALGTAIQNAYGIPRHADGMTRVNVGVAEAGTASNIIAEEATIHGEARGETTELMEYMKEKLSRTLESAAEMHGCTADVEVVSESPRVDSDPELAGLVADVAAGVDGVETVTERAAFGASEDATFLMDRAHREGGRATFLIVGTDHPTSHHTGTFDVDERSLPMGAEVLTKAVLSAGEGGGASEGETGAR, via the coding sequence ATGGTAGCGACGACCGAGCTAGATCTCAGCCGGTTGCGTCGAGCGTTCCACCGCTATCCGGAACCCGCCTGGCGGGAGTTCCACACGACGGCGCGACTCCGCGAGGAAGTCGAGGCCATCGGCGTCGACGAACTCGCGGTCGGTCCCGAGGCGTACGACCCCGACGACAGGATGGCCGCCCCGGACCCCGACTCCGAGGAGGTGCGGCGCTGGATGGACCGCGCCGTCGAGCAGGGGGCCGACGAGGAGTTGGTCGAGAAGATGGCGGGCGGCAACACCGGCCTCGTCGCCGTACTCGACCGGCGGGGTGAGGAATCCGGCGCGGACGGCGCCGACGCTGCCGACGCCGCCGACGGCCCGCACGTCGGCCTCCGCGTCGACATCGACGGTCTGTTCATCGAGGAGTCGGCCGACGAGGAGCACGTTCCGGCCCGCGAGGGGTTCCGCTCGGAGACGGGCGAGACGATGCACGCCTGCGGTCACGACGCGCATATGACGTGGGGGTTGGCGGTCCTCGACGCGGTGAAGCGCAGCGACTTCGCGGGGCGGTTCACCGTCTTCTTCCAACCCGCCGAGGAGGTGTCCGGCGGCGGCCGCCCGATGGCCGAGAGCGAGTACGCGGCCGGGCTGGACGCCCTCTTCGCGGTCCACGTCGGCCTCGACCACCCGACGGGCGAAGTCGTCGCGGGCGTCGAGGAGATTCTGGCGATGTGCCACGTCGACGCGACGTTCCACGGCACGTCCGCGCACGCGGGCAAGGCCCCGAACGAGGGCGACAACGCGATGCAGGCGCTCGGGACGGCCATCCAGAACGCCTACGGCATCCCGCGGCACGCCGACGGGATGACCCGCGTCAACGTCGGCGTCGCGGAGGCGGGCACCGCGAGCAACATCATCGCCGAGGAGGCGACCATCCACGGCGAGGCCCGCGGCGAGACGACCGAACTGATGGAGTACATGAAAGAGAAGCTCTCGCGGACGCTCGAATCCGCGGCCGAGATGCACGGCTGTACGGCCGACGTGGAGGTGGTCAGCGAGTCCCCGCGGGTCGACAGCGACCCCGAACTGGCGGGACTCGTCGCCGACGTTGCCGCGGGCGTCGACGGCGTCGAGACGGTGACCGAGCGCGCGGCGTTCGGCGCCAGCGAGGACGCGACGTTCCTCATGGACCGCGCCCACCGGGAGGGCGGGCGCGCGACGTTCCTCATCGTCGGGACGGACCACCCGACGAGCCACCACACCGGCACGTTCGACGTGGACGAGCGCAGTCTCCCGATGGGCGCCGAAGTGCTGACGAAGGCGGTGCTCTCGGCCGGCGAGGGCGGGGGCGCGAGCGAGGGTGAGACCGGTGCCCGGTGA
- the ilvA gene encoding threonine ammonia-lyase: MPGDEESDGSIPESADAVVTAADVAAARERIADVVHETPLDVSTTFAEMSGAASVGLKLENMQRTGSFKIRGAYNTMATLPAEAKARGVVAASAGNHAQGVALAGRLLDIDTTVVVPEVTPAAKITATRGYGAEVLVEGDIYERSYERALELADEEGYEFVHPFDDAGVIAGQGTVGAEIREQYPEVDTVLVSIGGGGLISGVATALKAHDPDIRVIGVQPEGAAHAKPSLERDEIHRLSDIDTAAEGIADARLLGKTFAVLRERVDDVVSVSDREMAVAVTLLAERAKTVAEAAGAAPVAALLSKKVDAADEHVACVVSGGNVDLTEHADLTRTGLFELDRYAEARLHVREWPAALGRVGDIVSGRGAGLDAVERADRTPDDPPNRTPVTVGVEGTGRDHLGEVFASLDDADGIAVSSHTLG, translated from the coding sequence GTGCCCGGTGACGAGGAGAGCGACGGCTCGATTCCGGAGAGCGCCGACGCCGTCGTCACCGCCGCGGACGTGGCGGCGGCCCGCGAGCGCATCGCGGACGTGGTCCACGAGACGCCGCTGGACGTCTCGACGACGTTCGCCGAGATGTCGGGCGCGGCGTCTGTCGGCCTCAAACTGGAGAACATGCAGCGCACGGGGTCGTTCAAGATACGCGGCGCGTACAACACGATGGCGACGCTCCCCGCGGAGGCGAAGGCGCGCGGCGTCGTCGCCGCAAGCGCGGGCAACCACGCGCAGGGCGTCGCCCTCGCGGGGCGACTCCTCGACATCGACACCACCGTCGTCGTCCCCGAGGTGACGCCCGCGGCGAAGATAACGGCTACCCGCGGGTACGGCGCGGAGGTGCTCGTCGAGGGAGATATCTACGAGCGCTCCTACGAACGCGCCCTCGAACTCGCAGACGAGGAGGGCTACGAGTTCGTCCACCCGTTCGACGACGCGGGCGTCATCGCCGGGCAGGGCACCGTCGGCGCGGAGATACGCGAGCAGTACCCCGAGGTAGACACCGTCCTCGTCTCCATCGGCGGCGGCGGTCTCATCTCGGGCGTCGCCACGGCGCTGAAGGCGCACGACCCCGATATTCGTGTAATCGGCGTCCAACCGGAGGGGGCGGCGCACGCCAAACCCTCCTTGGAGCGCGACGAGATACACCGGCTCTCGGACATCGACACCGCCGCCGAGGGAATCGCCGACGCGCGTCTGCTCGGGAAGACGTTCGCCGTCCTCCGCGAACGCGTCGACGACGTGGTGTCGGTCTCCGACCGCGAGATGGCCGTCGCCGTTACTCTCCTCGCGGAACGGGCGAAGACCGTCGCCGAGGCGGCGGGCGCGGCGCCCGTCGCCGCCCTCCTTTCGAAAAAAGTGGACGCGGCGGACGAACACGTCGCCTGCGTCGTCTCCGGCGGGAACGTCGACCTGACGGAGCACGCCGACCTGACGCGGACCGGCCTGTTCGAACTCGACCGCTACGCCGAGGCGCGACTGCACGTCAGGGAGTGGCCGGCGGCCCTCGGCCGGGTCGGCGATATCGTCTCCGGCCGCGGGGCCGGACTCGACGCCGTCGAACGCGCCGACCGAACGCCGGACGACCCGCCGAACCGGACGCCCGTCACCGTCGGCGTCGAAGGCACCGGCCGGGACCACCTCGGTGAGGTGTTCGCGTCGCTGGACGACGCCGACGGAATCGCCGTCTCGTCGCACACGCTCGGGTGA
- a CDS encoding CocE/NonD family hydrolase — translation MSEDELSGIRRHENVRVPVGDDTVAATRYEPEGEGPSPALLTYVPYPQQDSITYGAYDPLNRYLAASGYEVVVADMVGSGASTGFVEEPFTRREGTEPAALVEWLAARPWTTGKVGMFGKSYGGITALDAAAQRPDGLEAIVPIHTPFEGVRNAYTYGGLFEFLTIGMDWLTLMQALDAKPPSNPEADPAAMRAWRDRLGRLPDRDPWLFQFLDNDPHEAYWDDKVIPVERIDVPVLAVDGWRDPYIEDTVRYVDRIDAPTRALFGPWRHRMPHRGRESAVDFRRQVRAWFDRFLKEGTTDAPDVPRFRVWTERDGGGTTAGEWRGLDRWPTLATAGDDALGFAFTPEGLLSPAEYDGSAVEETYEFDPTVGPASVDPYGATVAPPVTNDDDARSLTFDTPTLETAVELTGTGAVSLSLESTVADPTVAVRVVDVAPDGRGRLVTHGVVRGAYRDGIDERTPMTPGDPTDLSVPLAPKSHVFEAGHRIRVAVGSSLFPAVLPTPERGSFTLRSSPDDPALLRFPGRRLDRVAFDDAVPMAPPDDRLPTTPERVSGSSSWVTAREHAAGEARVEKTDELRVDLPHGTLTREGAFEASVRRDDPGSASARNELTLTIENDLGTFEVRATSRISRPLCRVRTEVTHDGEPVFEQTWTR, via the coding sequence ATGTCTGAGGACGAACTGAGCGGGATCCGAAGACACGAGAACGTGCGCGTTCCCGTCGGAGACGACACCGTCGCCGCGACGCGGTACGAACCGGAGGGAGAGGGACCGTCGCCGGCGCTCCTGACGTACGTCCCCTATCCCCAGCAGGACAGCATCACGTACGGCGCCTACGACCCGTTGAACCGCTATCTCGCCGCGAGCGGGTACGAGGTGGTCGTCGCCGACATGGTCGGGTCGGGGGCCTCGACCGGATTCGTCGAGGAACCGTTTACACGCCGCGAGGGAACCGAACCGGCGGCGCTCGTCGAGTGGTTGGCCGCCCGACCGTGGACCACGGGGAAGGTGGGGATGTTCGGGAAGTCCTACGGCGGCATCACGGCCCTCGACGCCGCCGCGCAGCGACCCGACGGCTTGGAGGCCATCGTCCCCATTCACACGCCGTTCGAGGGGGTGCGCAACGCCTACACCTACGGCGGCCTGTTCGAGTTCCTCACCATCGGGATGGACTGGCTCACCCTGATGCAGGCGCTGGACGCCAAGCCGCCGTCGAACCCGGAGGCCGACCCGGCGGCGATGAGGGCGTGGCGGGACCGCCTCGGCCGACTGCCCGACCGCGACCCGTGGCTGTTCCAGTTCCTCGACAACGACCCGCACGAGGCGTACTGGGACGACAAGGTCATCCCGGTCGAGCGAATCGACGTGCCCGTTCTCGCCGTCGACGGCTGGCGCGACCCGTACATCGAGGACACGGTGCGGTACGTCGACCGCATCGACGCGCCCACCCGCGCGCTCTTCGGCCCGTGGCGCCACCGGATGCCGCATCGGGGGCGCGAGTCGGCCGTCGACTTCCGCCGGCAGGTGCGCGCGTGGTTCGACCGGTTCTTGAAAGAAGGAACAACGGACGCGCCGGACGTCCCCCGATTCCGCGTCTGGACGGAACGCGACGGCGGCGGGACGACGGCGGGCGAGTGGCGCGGCCTCGACCGCTGGCCGACGCTCGCGACGGCCGGCGACGACGCCCTCGGGTTCGCGTTCACGCCCGAGGGACTCCTCTCGCCCGCCGAATACGACGGGAGTGCGGTCGAGGAGACGTACGAGTTCGACCCGACGGTCGGCCCCGCCTCCGTCGACCCCTACGGTGCGACGGTCGCCCCGCCGGTCACGAACGACGACGACGCGCGCAGTCTGACGTTCGACACGCCGACGCTGGAGACGGCCGTCGAACTCACCGGGACGGGCGCCGTCTCCCTCTCGCTGGAATCGACCGTCGCCGACCCGACGGTGGCGGTCCGCGTCGTCGACGTGGCCCCCGACGGACGCGGGAGGCTCGTCACCCACGGCGTCGTCAGGGGAGCGTACCGCGACGGCATCGACGAACGGACCCCGATGACGCCCGGCGACCCGACCGACCTCTCGGTTCCCCTCGCGCCGAAGTCGCACGTCTTCGAGGCGGGTCACCGAATCCGGGTCGCCGTCGGGTCGTCGCTGTTCCCGGCGGTGCTGCCGACGCCCGAGCGCGGGTCGTTCACGCTCCGGTCTTCCCCCGACGACCCGGCGCTCCTCCGGTTCCCGGGGCGGCGGCTGGACCGCGTCGCGTTCGACGACGCCGTGCCGATGGCCCCGCCGGACGACCGTCTGCCGACGACCCCCGAGCGCGTTTCGGGGTCGTCGTCGTGGGTGACCGCCCGCGAACACGCCGCCGGGGAGGCCCGCGTCGAGAAGACGGACGAACTGCGCGTCGACCTCCCGCACGGGACGCTGACGCGCGAAGGGGCCTTCGAGGCCTCCGTGCGGCGGGACGACCCGGGGTCGGCGTCAGCGCGGAACGAACTGACGCTGACCATCGAGAACGACCTCGGAACGTTCGAGGTGCGCGCGACGAGCCGTATCTCCCGGCCGCTCTGCCGGGTGCGGACCGAAGTAACTCACGACGGTGAACCCGTCTTCGAGCAGACGTGGACGCGGTAG
- a CDS encoding aminotransferase class III-fold pyridoxal phosphate-dependent enzyme — MDRHTAEPTAEGLPGPNAAEWIEFHSEHAAPSEYSHEFVWDVTAEADGPFVTDVDGNVLLDFTCHIGAAPLGYNNEKVLGKLREFDLVEPMKIAGQDMYYGAGPDPEESPFPGASHLMKKLCDVSDQYGMDTVFLSNSGAEAVENALKITYDDAPAAKYGFAFEGSFHGRTMATLSVTRSNEVYTRHYPEISGVKTVPFCTDRHCTEGECDCGFSPRDGSQLRRALSPEGGHVNPEEVAFVVMEPIQGVGGYRFPSEAFMREVGDVTDEYDIPLVVDEIQSGVGRTGEMWAADHYPIEPDVIASAKGLRVGATISNSELFPSESNRLGSTFGGGDILSSMQGVFTLEAIEEHDLLANATERGRQAKELLRDDAPEYVADVRGKGLMLAVEFDTTDRRNAVVEESLKRGLLTLGCGKKTIRLLPPLDSTEREIELGIGIFTDAVDAAGNEVASAPSS; from the coding sequence ATGGACAGGCACACCGCGGAGCCGACAGCCGAGGGTCTACCGGGTCCGAACGCCGCGGAGTGGATCGAGTTCCACTCGGAACACGCCGCGCCGAGCGAGTACTCCCACGAGTTCGTCTGGGACGTGACCGCCGAGGCGGACGGGCCGTTCGTCACCGACGTGGACGGGAACGTGCTGCTCGATTTCACCTGCCACATCGGCGCTGCCCCGCTGGGTTACAACAACGAGAAGGTGCTCGGGAAACTCCGCGAGTTCGACCTCGTGGAGCCGATGAAGATAGCGGGACAGGACATGTACTACGGCGCCGGACCGGACCCGGAGGAGTCGCCGTTCCCGGGCGCTAGTCACCTGATGAAGAAGCTCTGCGACGTGTCCGACCAGTACGGGATGGACACGGTGTTCCTCTCGAACTCCGGCGCCGAGGCGGTGGAGAACGCGCTGAAGATAACGTACGACGACGCGCCGGCGGCGAAGTACGGCTTCGCCTTCGAGGGAAGCTTCCACGGCCGGACGATGGCGACGCTCTCCGTCACGCGCTCAAACGAGGTGTACACCCGCCACTACCCCGAGATTTCGGGTGTCAAGACCGTCCCGTTCTGCACCGACCGACACTGCACCGAAGGGGAGTGCGACTGCGGGTTCTCGCCCCGCGATGGGTCGCAGTTGCGGCGGGCGCTATCTCCCGAGGGCGGCCACGTCAACCCCGAAGAGGTGGCGTTCGTCGTGATGGAACCGATTCAGGGCGTCGGCGGCTACCGCTTCCCGAGCGAGGCGTTCATGCGGGAGGTGGGGGACGTGACCGACGAGTACGACATCCCCCTGGTCGTCGACGAGATACAGTCGGGCGTCGGACGAACCGGCGAGATGTGGGCGGCGGACCACTACCCCATCGAACCCGACGTCATCGCCAGCGCGAAGGGTCTCCGGGTCGGCGCGACCATCTCGAACTCCGAGCTCTTCCCAAGCGAATCGAACCGCCTCGGGTCGACGTTCGGCGGCGGCGACATCCTCTCATCGATGCAGGGCGTGTTCACGCTCGAAGCCATCGAGGAGCACGACCTGCTGGCCAACGCCACCGAACGCGGCCGGCAGGCGAAGGAACTGCTCCGCGACGACGCGCCGGAGTACGTGGCCGACGTCCGCGGGAAGGGGCTGATGCTCGCCGTCGAGTTCGACACCACCGACCGTCGCAACGCGGTCGTCGAGGAGTCGCTGAAGCGCGGCCTCCTCACGCTCGGGTGCGGGAAGAAGACGATTCGGCTCCTCCCACCGCTCGATTCGACCGAGCGCGAAATCGAACTGGGAATCGGCATCTTCACCGACGCCGTCGACGCCGCGGGGAACGAAGTCGCCTCCGCCCCGTCGTCGTAG
- a CDS encoding N-acyl homoserine lactonase family protein, protein MVDATIEVIDRGGLECDLNYLVEGNTLGTHDEPNPPTDYVEIPVWNLVIDHPEATILWDTGNHEDALDGHWPEGLKQAFYPHDVREHTLEGDLGDAGYSLDDIDAVFQTHLHLDHAGGLHHFDGTDVPVYVHEEEVKFAYYSAKTDEGSGAYILGDFDHDLNWQVLHQDRETHFEDMEFVRLPGHTPGLTGTMIHLDDHGTVVFAGDEIYQSDNYEEEVPLGAQLLWSGRHWFDSLQTLKDLERRHDAEVVYGHDPEQFAEIESGWS, encoded by the coding sequence ATGGTAGATGCGACGATAGAAGTCATCGACCGCGGGGGACTGGAGTGCGACCTCAACTACCTCGTCGAGGGTAACACGCTCGGGACGCACGACGAACCGAACCCGCCGACGGACTACGTCGAGATTCCGGTGTGGAACCTCGTCATCGACCACCCCGAGGCGACCATCCTCTGGGACACCGGCAATCACGAGGATGCCCTCGACGGCCACTGGCCCGAGGGGCTGAAGCAGGCGTTCTACCCGCACGACGTGCGCGAGCACACCCTGGAGGGCGACCTCGGCGACGCGGGCTACTCGCTCGACGACATCGACGCCGTGTTCCAGACCCACCTCCACCTCGACCACGCGGGCGGTCTCCACCACTTCGACGGAACGGACGTGCCCGTCTACGTCCACGAGGAGGAGGTGAAGTTCGCCTACTACTCCGCGAAGACCGACGAGGGAAGCGGCGCGTATATCTTGGGGGACTTCGACCACGACCTGAACTGGCAGGTGCTCCACCAGGACCGCGAGACGCATTTCGAGGATATGGAGTTCGTCCGCCTCCCCGGACATACGCCCGGTCTCACGGGGACGATGATACACCTCGACGACCACGGCACCGTCGTGTTCGCGGGCGACGAAATCTATCAGAGCGACAACTACGAGGAGGAGGTACCGTTGGGCGCGCAACTGCTCTGGAGCGGTCGCCACTGGTTCGACAGCCTCCAGACGCTGAAGGACCTCGAACGGCGACACGACGCCGAAGTCGTCTACGGCCACGACCCCGAGCAGTTCGCCGAAATCGAGTCGGGGTGGTCCTGA
- a CDS encoding hydroxyacid-oxoacid transhydrogenase, giving the protein MSYERSVSAPNHGLDPETVWHIDIPEIRFGRDSTEELAFQLRDLGVDEDARGLVVTDETLVDVGHADRVAGEIEDDGLSVDVYDGSEREPSVEAVTDCIEFVREEAGEAGYDFYVGLGGGSCMDTAKVTRAVIANGGEPLDYVAEPTGEGEPLTESGEPLVLMPTTAGTGAEISPVAILSVPEKEIKEGISSNHVRADAAVLDPTLTTTLPPDLTAKTAMDALGHAIEGYTTHEYDSLLRPSDPAERPVYAGRTPLTEMFSEKAIDLLSNNVRTAVHNGDDLAARENMLQGALFGAIAGLTAGATLCHAMAYPVGNKYHTTHGETIAVLTPASTIDYNSASDPSRFADIAEMFGVDTDGMTDREATDALKAEYVQLQRDLNVLPSGLEELAGITEEDVDWLAEQTVETQKRLLRTNPRPVTEDDVRDVFLDALNNWEEQ; this is encoded by the coding sequence ATGAGCTACGAGCGCTCCGTCTCGGCGCCGAACCACGGCCTCGACCCGGAGACAGTGTGGCACATCGACATCCCGGAGATACGCTTCGGGCGCGACTCGACCGAGGAACTCGCGTTCCAACTCCGCGATTTAGGCGTCGACGAGGACGCGCGCGGCCTCGTCGTCACCGACGAGACCCTCGTCGACGTCGGTCACGCCGACCGCGTCGCCGGCGAAATCGAAGACGACGGCCTCTCGGTCGACGTCTACGACGGCTCCGAGCGCGAACCGTCCGTCGAGGCCGTCACGGACTGCATCGAGTTCGTCCGCGAGGAGGCGGGGGAGGCGGGCTACGATTTCTACGTCGGCCTCGGCGGCGGCAGTTGCATGGACACCGCGAAGGTGACCCGGGCGGTCATCGCCAACGGCGGCGAACCGCTGGACTACGTGGCCGAACCGACCGGCGAGGGCGAACCCCTGACCGAGTCGGGCGAACCGCTCGTGTTGATGCCGACGACGGCCGGAACGGGCGCCGAAATCTCGCCCGTCGCCATCCTCTCGGTCCCGGAAAAGGAGATAAAGGAGGGCATCTCCTCGAACCACGTCCGCGCCGACGCCGCCGTCCTCGACCCGACGCTCACGACGACGCTCCCGCCGGACCTGACGGCGAAGACGGCGATGGACGCGCTCGGACACGCCATCGAGGGCTACACGACCCACGAGTACGACTCGCTGCTGCGGCCGAGCGACCCGGCCGAGCGACCGGTGTACGCCGGGCGGACGCCGCTGACGGAGATGTTCTCGGAGAAGGCCATCGACCTGCTGTCGAACAACGTCCGCACCGCCGTCCACAACGGCGACGACCTGGCGGCCCGCGAGAACATGCTTCAAGGGGCGCTCTTCGGCGCCATCGCCGGACTGACCGCGGGCGCGACCCTCTGTCACGCGATGGCGTACCCCGTCGGCAACAAGTACCACACGACGCACGGCGAGACCATCGCCGTCCTCACGCCGGCCAGCACCATCGACTACAACTCCGCGAGCGACCCCTCGCGGTTCGCCGACATCGCCGAGATGTTCGGCGTCGACACCGACGGGATGACCGACCGCGAGGCGACAGACGCGCTGAAAGCGGAGTACGTCCAACTCCAACGCGATCTGAACGTTCTGCCGAGCGGCCTCGAAGAACTCGCCGGCATCACCGAGGAGGACGTCGATTGGCTGGCCGAACAGACCGTCGAGACGCAGAAGCGCCTCCTGCGAACCAACCCCCGGCCCGTCACCGAGGACGACGTTCGCGACGTCTTCCTCGACGCCCTCAACAACTGGGAGGAGCAGTAA